The sequence below is a genomic window from Acetivibrio clariflavus DSM 19732.
CACTAGCCATTAAGCATTGTAAGCACGCTATAACCATCATTGATTTCTACTTTTGTAATACTGGCATTATTAACTCTGAAGCGCCATGAATTTTCAATGCCCAAGCCTAAAAGATATGCCAATATAAACCTTATTGTGCCAAGGTGTGTCACCAGCATGACAACACCATCCTTATTACTCTTTATCACCTCATCCACAAAAACTGCAGCCCTATCATAAGCTTCCTGGGCACTTTCGCCGTCTTTTATACGATATTTTATCCAGTCATTAATCCATTCATTGTATTCTTCAGGATACCTTCGGGCCATTTCCTCATGGGTAAGGTCATCCCAAATTCCGAAGTTTCTTTCCTTTAATCCATCATCTGTTACAATGTCCAGATTATAATTTTCATTGATTATTTTCGCCGTTTGAAGTGCCCTTTTTAAGGGGCTGGAATATATTTTGTCTACTTTA
It includes:
- the cobC gene encoding alpha-ribazole phosphatase, translated to MLELILIRHGETDSNIRGSYLGWTDMELNENGIDQVKLLKERLKGVKVDKIYSSPLKRALQTAKIINENYNLDIVTDDGLKERNFGIWDDLTHEEMARRYPEEYNEWINDWIKYRIKDGESAQEAYDRAAVFVDEVIKSNKDGVVMLVTHLGTIRFILAYLLGLGIENSWRFRVNNASITKVEINDGYSVLTMLNG